Below is a genomic region from Roseofilum reptotaenium CS-1145.
CAAAGGCTGCTGTTTTTTGCCCTTGGAGGCGATAAGGGTTAACAGAATTTACCAAGGTAACCGGATACTTTTCCGAGACTTCACGTACGATCGCCAAGGCTTGGTCGAAGTTGTCTTTAATGGCAAGAACTTCTGCCCCATAGAGCAGGGCTTGGGCTAGTTTACCCAGAGCGACATAACCTTCAGGGATAATAACAAATGCCTTTAATCCGCCCCGTTTAGCATAGGCAGCAGCGGCGGCCGAGGTGTTGCCGGTACTGGCACAAATCACGGCTTTCGAGCCTTCTTCTTTTGCTTTCGAGACTGCCATCGTCATCCCCCGGTCTTTGAAGCTTCCGGTGGGGTTTAAGCCATCATATTTTACCCAGACCTGAACCTGTTTTCCGATTTGAGCAGCGATCGCCGGCACAGGAATCAGAGGTGTGTTACCTTCTAATAGGGTCACCACAGGCGTATTTTCAGTTACGGGAAGGTAGGCGCGGTAGGTTTCAATTAATCCTTTCCAAATACTGCGTGCGGACGAGTTTGGATGAGTTTGACCGATCGAGGTTGATAAAGTGGCAGTCACGTTCGCTTGGTTAATCCAAATGAAGTTTAATATATCTGTTCTATATAGTTTAATGCATGGGTTGCTTTTAGGAAAATGTGGGGGAATTTAGGGAATAGGGAATGAAGGAGCAATCCCCAGTCGCCCCATCCTCCCAACTCCCTAGTGCGAAGCGCTATATAAAGCTCCATTCCCCAAACATTGCCGTGCGTGCTTGTTGCACCTCTGAGACCTGGGTTTCCATTTCCTGCTGTTTAGCATAAATTTCTGACAATTGGCGTGTCATGGCTGAAGCTCGTTTTGCCATGGCTTCGGACATATTTAATAGAATCAAACTCGTCACGCGATCGCCGTCAACAACTTGTTGATGTAAAACATCAAAGTCAATCACGATGACCTTCACCT
It encodes:
- the thrC gene encoding threonine synthase; its protein translation is MGQTHPNSSARSIWKGLIETYRAYLPVTENTPVVTLLEGNTPLIPVPAIAAQIGKQVQVWVKYDGLNPTGSFKDRGMTMAVSKAKEEGSKAVICASTGNTSAAAAAYAKRGGLKAFVIIPEGYVALGKLAQALLYGAEVLAIKDNFDQALAIVREVSEKYPVTLVNSVNPYRLQGQKTAAFEVVDALGDAPDWLCIPVGNAGNITAYWMGFCEYHQEKKCSQLPKMMGFQAAGAAPILAGHPIEHPETLATAIRIGNPASWDRAVAAQEASGGQFQAVTDEDILNAYRLLASEEGIFCEPASAASVAGLLKVKDQVPEGAKIVCVLTGNGLKDPDTAINHSQNPCHQGIEPDLKSVAAAMGF